From the genome of Bacteroides sp. MSB163, one region includes:
- the murD gene encoding UDP-N-acetylmuramoyl-L-alanine--D-glutamate ligase, producing the protein MSRIVVLGAGESGAGAAVLAKVKGFDTFVSDMSAIKDKYKEVLDRYDISWEEGQHTEELILSADEVVKSPGIPNDAPMILKLKAQGTPVISEIEFAGRYTNAKMICITGSNGKTTTTSLIYHIFKSAGLNVGLAGNIGKSLALQVATDQHDYYVIELSSFQLDNMYKFRANIAVLMNITPDHLDRYNHCMQNYVDAKFRITQNQTPEDAFIFWNDDPIIKRELDKHGLCAHLYPFSAVKEDGAIAYVEDGEVEINEPIAFNMEQEKLALQGTHNLYNSLAAGISANLAGIEKEYIRRALSDFKGVEHRLEKVATVRGVEFINDSKATNVNSCWYALQSMKTKTVLILGGKDKGNDYTEIEDLVREKCSALVYLGLHNEKLHDFFDRMGLPVADVQTGMKDAVDAAFRLAKKGETVLLSPCCASFDLFNSYEDRGDQFKEYVRAL; encoded by the coding sequence ATGAGTAGAATTGTAGTATTAGGAGCCGGAGAGAGTGGTGCAGGTGCTGCCGTACTCGCCAAAGTGAAGGGATTCGACACATTCGTATCCGACATGTCCGCCATTAAAGACAAATATAAAGAAGTGCTGGACAGGTACGACATCTCCTGGGAAGAAGGACAACACACAGAAGAGTTGATTTTAAGCGCCGATGAAGTGGTGAAAAGTCCCGGTATCCCCAACGATGCTCCGATGATATTGAAACTGAAAGCGCAAGGAACGCCTGTCATCTCTGAGATAGAGTTTGCAGGACGCTATACCAATGCAAAAATGATATGTATTACCGGTTCAAACGGTAAGACCACTACTACCTCACTCATTTATCACATTTTCAAGAGTGCAGGTCTGAATGTAGGATTGGCAGGCAACATTGGCAAGAGCCTAGCTTTGCAGGTGGCCACGGATCAACATGATTACTACGTGATTGAACTCAGTTCTTTCCAGTTGGATAACATGTATAAGTTCCGCGCTAATATTGCCGTGCTGATGAATATTACGCCCGACCACCTGGACCGCTACAATCACTGCATGCAGAACTATGTGGATGCAAAGTTCCGTATCACGCAGAACCAGACACCGGAAGATGCTTTCATTTTCTGGAATGACGACCCCATCATCAAACGCGAATTGGACAAACACGGGTTATGCGCCCACCTTTATCCATTCTCCGCAGTGAAAGAAGATGGAGCCATAGCCTACGTAGAAGACGGTGAAGTGGAAATCAACGAACCCATCGCCTTCAACATGGAACAGGAAAAATTGGCTTTACAAGGCACACATAACTTATACAATTCTCTCGCCGCAGGCATCTCCGCCAACCTCGCCGGAATAGAGAAAGAATATATTCGCCGGGCTTTGTCCGACTTCAAAGGCGTAGAACACCGCCTTGAAAAGGTAGCCACAGTGCGCGGTGTAGAGTTTATCAACGACTCTAAAGCTACCAACGTAAATTCCTGCTGGTATGCTTTGCAGAGCATGAAAACGAAAACGGTCCTGATACTGGGCGGAAAAGATAAAGGCAACGACTATACAGAGATTGAAGACCTGGTGCGCGAGAAATGCTCCGCCCTGGTTTACCTGGGATTGCATAACGAAAAGTTGCACGATTTCTTCGACCGCATGGGATTGCCCGTTGCCGATGTACAGACCGGTATGAAAGATGCCGTAGACGCCGCTTTCCGTTTAGCGAAAAAAGGCGAAACGGTATTGCTGAGTCCTTGTTGTGCGAGCTTTGACCTCTTCAACAGTTATGAAGACCGGGGCGACCAGTTCAAGGAATACGTAAGAGCATTATGA
- a CDS encoding FtsW/RodA/SpoVE family cell cycle protein has protein sequence MDLLRSIFKGDKVIWIIFLFLCLISIVEVFSAASTLTYKSGDHWGPITQHSIILMVGAVVVVFMHNIPYKWFQVFPVFLLPLSVVLLGLVMMMERINGAARWMTFMGIQFQPSEVAKMAVIIVTAFILSKGQDEDGASPKAFKRIMIITGVVCLLIAPENLSTAALLFGVVFLMMFIGRVAMKKLLILFGGLAGVAIVSVAFLVLTKNSDLPFLHRFDTWRARIEKFTDDTEVPAAKFDIDKDAQIAHARIAVATSNVVGRGPGNSVQRDFLSQAFSDFIFAIIVEELGLIGGAFVVFLYVCLLIRVGRIAKKCDRTFPAFLIIGIALLLVSQAVFNMMVAVGLAPVTGQPLPLISKGGTSTLINCAYIGMILSVSRYTAKLEEIKEHDAQIPMQVKAAVEEGYSEIQTAAEPTAKVLNSDAEFE, from the coding sequence TTGGACTTACTCAGAAGCATATTCAAAGGTGACAAGGTAATCTGGATCATATTCCTTTTCCTTTGCCTCATTTCTATCGTAGAGGTGTTCAGCGCCGCGTCTACACTGACGTACAAGAGCGGCGACCACTGGGGGCCTATTACACAGCACAGCATCATCCTGATGGTGGGCGCTGTAGTAGTGGTGTTTATGCACAATATTCCCTATAAGTGGTTTCAGGTATTCCCTGTGTTCCTGCTTCCCTTGTCCGTAGTATTACTGGGTCTCGTTATGATGATGGAACGCATCAACGGCGCTGCACGCTGGATGACCTTCATGGGTATCCAGTTCCAGCCTTCGGAAGTGGCAAAAATGGCCGTGATCATCGTCACTGCCTTTATCCTCTCCAAGGGACAGGATGAAGACGGGGCCAGCCCGAAAGCCTTTAAGCGTATCATGATTATCACAGGAGTTGTCTGCCTGCTGATTGCACCGGAGAACCTTTCGACAGCAGCTTTACTTTTCGGAGTGGTTTTTCTGATGATGTTCATCGGACGGGTGGCAATGAAAAAACTGTTGATACTGTTCGGTGGCTTGGCAGGAGTGGCAATCGTAAGCGTAGCATTTCTGGTACTGACCAAGAATAGCGATTTACCGTTCCTGCACCGTTTTGACACATGGCGTGCCCGTATAGAGAAATTCACAGATGACACAGAAGTGCCTGCCGCCAAATTCGATATTGACAAAGATGCCCAGATAGCCCACGCCCGTATCGCCGTAGCCACAAGCAACGTTGTAGGTAGAGGACCGGGCAACTCAGTACAGCGCGACTTCCTGAGCCAGGCATTCTCTGACTTTATCTTTGCCATCATTGTGGAAGAATTGGGATTGATAGGCGGGGCTTTCGTCGTGTTCCTCTACGTCTGCCTACTGATACGAGTGGGGCGTATAGCGAAGAAGTGCGACCGCACGTTTCCGGCCTTCCTTATCATAGGAATTGCGCTGCTGCTTGTATCGCAAGCCGTATTCAACATGATGGTAGCAGTAGGATTGGCACCGGTCACCGGGCAACCGCTGCCACTTATCAGTAAAGGTGGTACCTCCACACTTATCAACTGCGCCTACATCGGCATGATATTGAGTGTGAGTCGCTATACCGCCAAATTGGAAGAGATTAAAGAACATGACGCACAGATACCGATGCAAGTGAAAGCTGCTGTTGAAGAAGGATATAGCGAGATACAAACAGCGGCTGAACCAACAGCAAAGGTGCTGAATAGTGATGCAGAATTCGAGTAA